In one Acidimicrobiia bacterium genomic region, the following are encoded:
- the ileS gene encoding isoleucine--tRNA ligase translates to MAFESVDRDLDLVALEERVLARWARDDVFAESLRQREGAPEWVFYEGPPTANALPGLHHLWARSFKDLYPRFQTMRGHYVPRKGGWDCHGLAVELEVEKELGFSGKRDIEEFGIAEFNQRCRESVHRYVDAWSTLTTRIGMWIDTENAYWTLSNEYIESVWWHLRTMWDKGLIYEGFKVVPYCGRCGTALSSHEVAQGYEDITESSIYVRFPVVDRDFDLLVWTTTPWTLISNVAAAVGPDVEYVRVRGRSGRRDVVLAAARVGAIFGEDTEIVGPVAVNDLVGLHYERPFEFLPADANLDAWRVVAADFVTLEDGSGIVHLAPAFGEVDREVGEREALPLLNPVDAAARFDATVPPYAGRFVKDADPDIVDALANAGRLEQVENYTHSYPHCWRCRTPLIYWAKPTWFASTSERRDDMLRENATIGWHPEHIKDGRFGDWLANNVDWALSRDRFWGTPLPFWRCVDCAHDTCVGSRDELATLAGRDLGDLDLHRPMVDEIEIKCAQCGGRAQRVEPVLDAWFDSGAVPAAQLHYPFENDELFQQRFPADFICEAIDQTRGWFYSLLAVNTLVFGHSPYRNVVCLAHIVDRDGQKMSKSRGNAIDPSSILGRRGADALRWYFFSAGSPWTSRRVYEEGIDEATRRFLVTLWNTYSFFVTYANLDGWEPSTTRAPAPSHVLDRWARSRLHSTVRDVTTALEHFDALRAAQELERMVDDLSNWFVRRGRSRFWKSTDPAAHATLYECLVTVTKLLAPFCPFMADEVYGNLAGAGRSVHLADWPTVDEGAIDPALENAVAQARQVVTLGRAARAEARLKVRQPLPRALVLLPDHASLTEELKAEIADELNVKTVDVLDDLEGLLEFTVVPNFRTLGPRLGSRMPRAKELLSSAEGDSVRRALEADGCYRLDIDGETFELGPDDLDVRATAHDELVLVQESGVAVALDTTVDGALRREGTARELVRAINDHRKELGLELSDRIRVALHCSGELAEAALEHRDWIMAEVLAVTFDVIEDAGDASTATLTVGDAECRVVVQKA, encoded by the coding sequence CTCGCTGTAGAGCTCGAGGTCGAGAAGGAGCTCGGCTTCTCGGGAAAACGTGACATCGAGGAGTTCGGCATCGCCGAGTTCAACCAACGCTGCCGAGAATCGGTGCATCGCTACGTGGACGCCTGGTCGACACTCACTACGCGCATCGGGATGTGGATCGACACCGAGAACGCGTACTGGACGCTCAGCAACGAGTACATCGAAAGCGTCTGGTGGCACCTGCGCACGATGTGGGACAAGGGACTGATCTACGAGGGCTTCAAGGTCGTGCCGTACTGCGGGCGATGCGGCACTGCGCTCTCGAGTCACGAAGTGGCGCAGGGCTACGAGGACATCACCGAGTCTTCGATCTACGTTCGCTTCCCCGTCGTCGATCGCGACTTCGATCTCTTGGTGTGGACGACCACGCCGTGGACGCTCATCTCGAACGTCGCCGCGGCAGTCGGTCCGGACGTCGAGTACGTACGCGTCCGTGGGCGCTCGGGTCGGCGCGACGTCGTGCTGGCTGCGGCACGTGTCGGCGCGATCTTCGGGGAAGACACCGAGATAGTCGGCCCGGTCGCGGTCAACGATCTCGTCGGGCTGCATTACGAGCGCCCCTTCGAGTTCCTTCCGGCCGATGCGAACCTCGACGCCTGGCGGGTCGTGGCGGCCGACTTCGTGACGTTGGAGGATGGCTCCGGCATCGTGCACCTCGCGCCCGCGTTCGGCGAGGTCGACCGCGAGGTCGGCGAGCGCGAAGCGCTCCCCCTCTTGAACCCGGTCGACGCCGCGGCCAGGTTCGACGCGACCGTGCCGCCGTACGCGGGCCGCTTCGTGAAGGATGCCGACCCCGACATCGTCGACGCGCTCGCGAACGCGGGGCGACTCGAACAGGTCGAGAACTACACCCACTCGTACCCACACTGTTGGCGCTGTCGTACTCCCCTCATCTACTGGGCCAAGCCCACGTGGTTCGCCTCCACGTCCGAGCGCCGCGACGACATGCTGCGCGAGAACGCGACCATCGGCTGGCACCCCGAGCACATCAAGGACGGGCGCTTCGGCGACTGGCTCGCGAACAACGTCGACTGGGCGCTCTCGCGTGACCGGTTCTGGGGGACGCCACTGCCGTTCTGGCGTTGCGTCGATTGTGCACACGACACCTGTGTCGGCTCACGCGACGAGCTCGCCACTCTCGCCGGTCGCGATCTCGGCGATCTCGACCTGCACCGACCGATGGTCGACGAGATCGAGATCAAATGCGCGCAGTGCGGCGGGCGGGCCCAGCGGGTGGAGCCGGTGCTCGATGCGTGGTTCGACTCGGGTGCGGTGCCCGCGGCTCAGCTGCACTACCCATTCGAGAACGACGAGCTCTTTCAGCAGCGCTTCCCCGCCGACTTCATCTGTGAGGCCATCGACCAGACCCGAGGTTGGTTCTATTCGTTGCTCGCGGTGAACACGCTGGTCTTCGGACACTCCCCCTATCGGAACGTGGTCTGCCTCGCCCACATCGTCGATCGCGATGGACAGAAGATGTCGAAATCGCGCGGCAACGCCATCGACCCGTCGTCCATCCTGGGGAGGCGCGGCGCCGACGCCCTGCGCTGGTACTTCTTCTCGGCAGGCTCTCCGTGGACAAGTCGGCGCGTGTACGAGGAGGGCATCGACGAAGCCACCCGACGCTTCCTGGTGACCCTTTGGAACACGTACTCCTTCTTCGTGACGTACGCGAACCTCGATGGATGGGAGCCGAGCACAACACGTGCGCCGGCACCGTCGCATGTGCTCGACCGCTGGGCACGCTCGCGTCTGCACTCGACCGTGCGCGACGTGACCACTGCCCTGGAGCATTTCGACGCCCTGAGGGCCGCCCAGGAGCTCGAGCGGATGGTCGACGACCTCTCCAACTGGTTCGTGCGTCGCGGTCGGTCACGGTTCTGGAAGTCCACCGATCCCGCGGCCCACGCCACGCTGTACGAGTGCCTCGTCACGGTGACCAAGCTGCTCGCGCCGTTCTGTCCCTTCATGGCGGACGAGGTGTACGGCAACCTCGCAGGGGCAGGGCGATCGGTGCACCTCGCCGACTGGCCGACCGTCGACGAGGGTGCAATCGACCCCGCACTGGAAAACGCGGTGGCACAGGCGCGCCAAGTCGTGACCTTGGGCCGCGCCGCACGCGCCGAAGCACGGCTCAAGGTGCGTCAACCCCTCCCGCGCGCACTCGTGCTGCTGCCCGACCACGCCTCGTTGACCGAGGAGCTCAAGGCCGAGATCGCCGACGAGCTCAATGTCAAGACCGTGGACGTCCTCGACGACCTCGAAGGGCTGCTCGAGTTCACGGTGGTCCCGAACTTTCGGACGCTCGGGCCGCGGCTCGGCTCACGCATGCCGCGGGCGAAAGAGCTCCTTTCGTCCGCTGAAGGCGATTCGGTGCGGCGCGCGCTGGAGGCAGACGGCTGCTATCGCCTCGACATCGACGGTGAGACTTTCGAGCTGGGGCCCGACGACCTCGATGTCCGAGCGACCGCGCACGACGAGCTCGTCCTCGTGCAGGAGTCAGGCGTTGCCGTTGCCCTCGACACCACCGTGGATGGCGCGCTGCGACGGGAAGGCACGGCGCGCGAGCTGGTCCGTGCCATCAACGACCACCGCAAGGAGCTGGGCCTCGAGCTGTCTGACCGCATCCGGGTGGCGCTCCACTGCTCCGGGGAGCTCGCGGAGGCGGCGCTGGAGCACCGTGACTGGATCATGGCCGAGGTGCTCGCGGTGACCTTCGACGTGATCGAGGACGCCGGCGATGCGTCCACGGCGACACTGACCGTCGGCGATGCCGAGTGCCGCGTGGTGGTGCAGAAAGCCTGA